The following are from one region of the Tenacibaculum dicentrarchi genome:
- the obgE gene encoding GTPase ObgE — translation MTEGNFVDYIKIYASSGKGGRGSVHLHREKYITKGGPDGGDGGRGGHIILRGDKSMWTLFHLKFKRHFRAEPGGDGSASRSTGHDAKDIIVPVPLGTIIRDADTDEILHEITHHDQDIILLPGGKGGLGNWHFKSSTNQAPRYAQPGIDGTDGWFRIELKLLADVGLVGFPNAGKSTLLSVITAAKPKIADYAFTTLKPNLGIVEHRNHKSFVVADIPGIIEGAAEGKGLGHYFLRHIERNSTLLFLIPADSDDIKKEYEILLNELRKHNPELLDKDRLLAISKSDMLDDELKEEIKKDLPEGIDALFISSVAQLGLQELKDKLWDMLN, via the coding sequence ATGACTGAAGGAAATTTTGTTGACTATATAAAAATCTACGCATCTTCTGGTAAAGGAGGTCGAGGATCTGTGCATTTACATCGTGAAAAATATATTACTAAAGGTGGTCCTGACGGAGGTGACGGTGGTCGTGGAGGTCACATCATTTTACGTGGTGATAAAAGTATGTGGACACTTTTTCATTTAAAATTTAAACGTCATTTTAGAGCTGAACCAGGTGGTGATGGTAGTGCAAGTCGTAGTACTGGGCATGATGCGAAAGACATTATTGTACCTGTTCCATTAGGTACTATTATTCGTGATGCCGATACCGATGAAATTTTACACGAAATTACACACCACGATCAAGATATTATTTTATTACCTGGTGGAAAAGGTGGTTTAGGAAACTGGCACTTTAAATCGTCAACAAACCAAGCACCTCGTTACGCACAACCAGGTATTGACGGTACAGATGGATGGTTCCGTATTGAACTTAAATTATTAGCTGATGTTGGTTTAGTTGGTTTCCCGAATGCAGGAAAATCTACTTTATTATCGGTAATTACAGCAGCAAAACCGAAAATTGCAGATTACGCTTTTACCACCCTAAAACCCAACTTAGGTATTGTAGAACACCGTAATCACAAGAGTTTTGTGGTAGCAGATATTCCTGGAATTATTGAAGGAGCTGCCGAAGGAAAAGGATTAGGACATTATTTTTTACGTCATATTGAACGTAATTCTACCCTATTATTTTTAATTCCTGCCGATAGTGATGATATCAAAAAAGAATATGAAATTCTATTAAACGAATTACGTAAGCACAATCCTGAATTGTTAGACAAAGACCGTTTATTAGCTATTTCTAAGTCGGATATGCTAGACGACGAACTAAAAGAAGAAATTAAAAAAGATTTACCAGAAGGTATTGATGCTTTATTTATCTCCTCTGTAGCTCAATTAGGTTTACAAGAATTGAAAGATAAATTATGGGATATGTTGAATTAA
- the lpxB gene encoding lipid-A-disaccharide synthase, translating into MKYYILVGEASGDLHGANLMKSLLKEDPKADIRFWGGDLMQEVGGTLVKHYKERAFMGFVEVLLNLPKILGMMSFCKKDIASFKPDVLLFIDNSGFNLRIAKWAKQQGFKTNYYISPQVWASRAGRVADIKRDVDAMFVILPFEKEFYQKYDYEVTFVGHPLIDGIEGRKQIDEALFRTTHNLGDKDIIALLPGSRKQEITKMLSVMLSLVDEFSEYQFVIGGAPSQPYEFYKTIIGSKNVKFINNKTYDLLSISNTALVGSGTATLETALFKVPQVVCYKGSNISYQIAKRIITLKYISLVNLIMDKEVVKELIQDDFTKENLSKELQRILQPEHRKELFLAYFDLEEILGGKGASAKTAKLIVNGLKKL; encoded by the coding sequence ATGAAATATTACATTCTTGTAGGCGAGGCTTCGGGTGATTTACACGGCGCCAATTTGATGAAATCTTTATTAAAAGAAGATCCAAAAGCAGACATTCGTTTTTGGGGTGGCGATTTAATGCAAGAAGTAGGCGGAACACTTGTAAAACATTACAAAGAACGTGCTTTTATGGGCTTTGTTGAGGTGTTATTAAATTTACCAAAAATACTAGGTATGATGTCTTTTTGTAAAAAAGATATCGCTAGTTTTAAACCCGATGTACTTCTTTTTATAGATAATTCAGGCTTTAATTTGCGTATTGCTAAATGGGCAAAACAACAAGGTTTTAAAACGAATTATTATATTTCGCCACAAGTTTGGGCAAGTAGAGCGGGTAGGGTAGCCGATATTAAACGCGATGTTGATGCGATGTTTGTAATTCTTCCGTTTGAAAAAGAATTTTATCAAAAATATGATTACGAGGTAACTTTTGTTGGGCATCCGTTAATTGATGGTATTGAAGGTAGAAAACAGATTGATGAAGCACTTTTTAGAACCACGCATAATTTAGGTGATAAAGATATTATCGCTTTATTGCCAGGAAGTAGAAAGCAAGAAATTACAAAAATGTTATCGGTTATGTTATCTTTAGTCGATGAATTTTCTGAGTATCAGTTTGTGATTGGCGGTGCTCCTAGTCAGCCGTATGAGTTTTATAAAACGATTATTGGTAGTAAAAATGTGAAGTTTATCAACAATAAAACCTACGATTTATTAAGTATTTCAAACACGGCTTTGGTGGGCTCGGGTACGGCAACGCTAGAAACTGCTTTGTTTAAAGTTCCTCAGGTGGTTTGCTATAAAGGAAGTAACATTTCATATCAAATTGCAAAGCGAATTATTACCTTAAAATATATTTCGTTGGTTAATTTAATTATGGATAAAGAAGTGGTTAAAGAATTAATTCAAGACGATTTTACCAAAGAAAATTTATCGAAAGAATTACAACGTATTTTACAACCCGAACACCGAAAAGAACTGTTTTTAGCTTATTTTGATTTAGAAGAAATACTAGGAGGAAAAGGAGCATCTGCAAAAACAGCTAAATTAATTGTAAATGGATTAAAAAAATTATAA
- the surE gene encoding 5'/3'-nucleotidase SurE: protein MQERPLILVTNDDGITAPGIRMLIEIMNKIGDVVVVAPDSPQSGMGHAITVNNVLHCNPITIDQGPQIEYSCSGTPADCVKMAKNEILNRTPDLCVSGINHGANSSINVIYSGTMSAAVEAGIEGIPAIGFSLLDFDWHADFRAAKKFIEKIVVNVLENGLPDGVVLNVNIPKLKEEEIKGIRVCRQANGYWKESFDKRKNPNGKEYYWLSGEFVNRDKGQDTDIWALENNFISVVPVQFDMTAHHAIQKLNSWDI from the coding sequence ATGCAAGAAAGACCCTTAATTTTGGTGACCAATGATGATGGAATTACCGCACCAGGTATTCGCATGCTTATTGAAATAATGAATAAAATAGGTGATGTCGTTGTAGTAGCGCCCGATAGCCCACAAAGCGGTATGGGGCATGCCATTACGGTAAACAACGTATTGCATTGTAATCCTATTACAATTGACCAAGGCCCGCAAATAGAATACAGTTGTTCGGGTACGCCTGCCGATTGTGTTAAAATGGCTAAAAATGAAATTTTAAACCGCACGCCCGATTTATGTGTTTCAGGAATTAACCACGGTGCAAATTCATCGATAAATGTTATTTATTCAGGAACTATGAGTGCTGCTGTTGAAGCGGGTATTGAAGGGATTCCTGCAATTGGTTTTTCGTTATTAGATTTTGACTGGCATGCCGATTTTAGAGCTGCTAAAAAATTTATAGAAAAAATAGTCGTAAATGTACTAGAAAATGGCTTGCCTGATGGGGTGGTTTTAAATGTAAATATTCCAAAATTAAAAGAAGAAGAAATAAAAGGGATTCGTGTTTGTCGTCAGGCAAATGGCTATTGGAAAGAGAGTTTTGACAAACGTAAAAACCCAAATGGTAAAGAATATTATTGGTTGTCGGGCGAATTTGTAAATAGAGACAAAGGACAAGATACGGATATTTGGGCGCTAGAAAATAATTTTATTTCAGTGGTTCCTGTGCAATTTGATATGACGGCACATCATGCAATTCAAAAATTAAACTCATGGGACATATAA
- a CDS encoding adenylate kinase — translation MKITKLHDLYFKEFISPNEITTIVKRLAKQVKADLPKNEVPIFIGILNGCIVFAADFLREYKGDCEISFVKLASYQGTTSTQKVKNLIGINEDLTNRTVIILEDIIDTGTTLQEIYEIFKTKNIKELKIATLFFKPDVYRKELPINYIGKSIEDKFIVGYGLDYKNYGRNLPAIYQLTTAPKMKNIVLFGPPGAGKGTQADLLKEKYNLVHISTGDVFRFNIKNETELGLLAKTYMDDGNLVPDQVTINMLKAEVERNADANGFIFDGFPRTQSQAEALDAFLGEKNERINGMVALEVSEDLLVERLLERGKTSGRTDDTDESKIRNRFNEYNTKTAILKEFYQDQGNYYGVNGVGNIQEITQRLSEVFDTL, via the coding sequence ATGAAAATTACAAAACTTCACGATTTATATTTTAAAGAATTCATTTCTCCAAATGAAATAACTACGATTGTTAAAAGATTAGCAAAACAAGTAAAGGCTGATTTGCCCAAAAATGAAGTTCCTATTTTTATTGGAATTTTAAATGGGTGCATTGTTTTTGCTGCCGATTTTTTACGTGAATATAAAGGCGATTGTGAAATTAGTTTTGTGAAATTAGCTTCTTACCAAGGAACAACATCAACCCAAAAAGTAAAAAATCTAATCGGTATTAATGAAGATTTAACCAATAGAACGGTTATTATTTTAGAAGATATTATTGATACAGGAACAACATTACAGGAGATTTATGAAATCTTCAAAACAAAAAATATTAAAGAATTAAAAATAGCAACACTTTTTTTCAAACCTGATGTTTACAGAAAAGAACTACCTATAAATTATATCGGAAAAAGTATTGAAGATAAATTTATTGTTGGTTACGGCTTAGACTATAAAAATTACGGTAGAAATTTACCCGCTATTTACCAATTAACAACAGCACCAAAAATGAAAAACATCGTATTATTTGGCCCTCCAGGCGCAGGAAAAGGAACACAGGCAGATTTATTAAAAGAGAAATATAATTTAGTACATATTTCTACTGGTGACGTTTTTCGTTTTAATATTAAAAATGAAACTGAATTAGGTTTACTTGCTAAAACCTATATGGATGATGGAAATTTAGTTCCTGATCAAGTAACCATTAATATGCTAAAGGCCGAAGTTGAAAGAAATGCTGATGCTAACGGATTTATTTTTGATGGTTTTCCTAGAACACAATCGCAGGCGGAAGCTTTAGATGCTTTTTTAGGCGAAAAAAACGAACGTATTAACGGAATGGTAGCTTTAGAGGTATCTGAAGATTTATTAGTAGAACGTTTATTAGAAAGAGGAAAAACAAGCGGAAGAACTGATGATACTGACGAGAGTAAAATCAGAAATCGTTTTAATGAGTACAATACTAAAACCGCTATTTTAAAAGAATTTTACCAAGATCAAGGTAATTATTATGGTGTAAATGGTGTTGGAAATATTCAAGAAATTACACAACGTTTATCAGAAGTATTTGATACATTATAA
- a CDS encoding C40 family peptidase: MIKRIIYVLIASFLMISCGSSKNISKYHKASKSIHRSVRLVKSTKKYPKNTPKKASKKAVVKSTKTASLADKIIWTAVSYKGAPYKYGGTSKRGMDCSGLIYTSFKHRKVQIPRSSGQMYAKGYQVSLKKVKRGDLLFFKTARRSGRVNHVGLVTSVKNRNIRFIHASTSSGVMISSLQDNYWRKTFVKAKRVL; the protein is encoded by the coding sequence ATGATTAAAAGAATAATATATGTTTTAATAGCTTCTTTTTTAATGATTTCTTGTGGATCATCAAAAAATATAAGCAAATATCATAAAGCGTCAAAATCGATACATAGATCGGTTCGCTTGGTAAAATCAACCAAAAAATATCCTAAAAATACCCCCAAAAAAGCATCTAAAAAAGCTGTTGTAAAATCGACAAAAACAGCAAGCCTTGCCGATAAAATTATTTGGACAGCGGTAAGTTACAAAGGCGCTCCTTATAAATACGGCGGAACTTCTAAAAGAGGTATGGATTGTTCGGGTTTAATTTATACATCTTTTAAACATCGGAAGGTACAAATACCAAGGTCATCGGGGCAAATGTATGCCAAAGGGTATCAGGTTTCACTTAAAAAAGTAAAACGTGGCGATTTATTATTTTTTAAAACCGCAAGAAGAAGTGGGCGTGTAAATCATGTTGGTTTGGTTACTTCTGTTAAAAATAGAAATATTCGTTTTATACATGCAAGCACCTCAAGTGGCGTAATGATTAGCTCTTTGCAAGATAATTACTGGCGAAAAACCTTTGTAAAAGCTAAAAGGGTTTTGTAA
- a CDS encoding formate--tetrahydrofolate ligase, protein MAHLSDIEIAQAKELQHIKHIATKLNVKEDDLEMYGKYKAKLPLNLIDEEKIAKNNLILVTALTPTPAGEGKTTVSIGLTEGLNKIDKQATVVLREPSLGPVFGIKGGAAGGGNSQVVPMEDINLHFTGDFNAIEKANNLLAALIDNNIQSKVNNLNIDPRTILWKRVIDMNDRALRQITIGLGGTGNGIPREDGFNITPASEVMAILCMASNFDDLKERLGSIFIGFTFDKKPVFARDLNAQDAMAILLKDAIKPNLVQTLEENPAIIHGGPFANIAQGTNTIIATKMGLSLSNYVVTEAGFGADLGAEKFLNIKSQHAGLNPKCVVLVATIRALRHHGGAKKEEYNTPSLERVQNGFKNLEKHIENIRKFNIEPVVAINSFISDSQEEVNFVIEACAKLGVEAVVSEGWAKGGEGTKNLAKAVVNVVENKATQFKPLYDFKSPIKDKIEVIAKEIYGADGVTYDKKAELNLRRIDRLGFNDFAVCMAKTQKSFSDDDKLIGRPTGFTVNVREIEIAAGARFVIPILGKMMRMPGLPAIPASENMSIDNNGVISGLS, encoded by the coding sequence ATGGCACATTTATCAGATATTGAAATTGCACAAGCAAAAGAATTACAACACATTAAGCATATTGCTACGAAACTCAATGTAAAAGAAGACGATTTAGAAATGTACGGAAAGTACAAAGCAAAATTACCTTTAAATTTAATTGATGAGGAAAAAATTGCAAAAAACAACCTAATTTTAGTAACCGCTTTAACGCCAACTCCAGCAGGAGAAGGTAAAACAACGGTTTCAATCGGTTTAACCGAAGGGTTAAATAAAATTGATAAACAAGCAACTGTTGTGTTACGTGAGCCTTCATTAGGGCCTGTTTTTGGTATTAAAGGAGGTGCTGCTGGTGGTGGAAATTCACAGGTAGTTCCGATGGAAGACATCAATTTGCATTTTACAGGTGATTTTAACGCTATTGAAAAGGCAAATAATTTATTAGCTGCTTTAATTGATAATAATATTCAGAGTAAAGTTAATAATTTAAATATTGATCCTCGTACCATTTTATGGAAACGAGTAATTGATATGAATGACCGTGCTTTGCGTCAAATTACCATTGGTTTAGGAGGTACAGGAAACGGAATTCCTCGTGAAGATGGTTTCAATATTACCCCAGCATCCGAAGTAATGGCGATACTTTGTATGGCAAGTAATTTTGATGATTTAAAAGAACGTTTAGGAAGTATTTTTATTGGATTTACTTTCGATAAAAAACCTGTTTTTGCTCGTGATTTAAACGCACAAGATGCGATGGCAATTTTATTAAAAGATGCTATCAAGCCGAATTTAGTACAAACTTTAGAAGAGAATCCAGCAATTATTCACGGAGGTCCTTTTGCAAATATTGCCCAAGGAACCAACACGATTATCGCTACAAAAATGGGATTATCATTATCTAATTATGTAGTAACCGAAGCAGGTTTTGGAGCCGATTTAGGCGCAGAAAAATTTTTAAATATCAAATCGCAACATGCGGGCTTAAACCCAAAATGTGTTGTTTTAGTAGCAACCATTAGGGCATTGCGTCATCATGGAGGAGCAAAAAAAGAGGAATACAATACGCCAAGTTTAGAACGTGTTCAAAACGGATTTAAAAACTTAGAAAAGCATATTGAAAACATTCGTAAATTTAATATTGAGCCTGTTGTAGCAATTAATTCATTTATTTCTGATTCGCAAGAAGAAGTAAATTTTGTTATTGAAGCCTGTGCCAAATTAGGTGTTGAAGCAGTGGTTTCAGAAGGTTGGGCAAAAGGAGGTGAAGGAACTAAAAACTTAGCCAAAGCCGTAGTTAATGTTGTTGAAAATAAAGCAACACAATTTAAACCTTTATACGATTTTAAAAGTCCAATTAAAGATAAAATTGAAGTAATTGCTAAAGAAATTTACGGTGCCGATGGGGTAACCTATGATAAAAAAGCCGAATTAAATTTACGTAGAATAGACAGATTAGGATTTAACGATTTTGCTGTTTGTATGGCAAAAACGCAAAAATCTTTTTCAGATGATGACAAATTAATTGGAAGACCAACAGGTTTTACAGTAAATGTACGTGAAATAGAAATAGCAGCAGGAGCGAGGTTTGTAATTCCTATTTTAGGAAAAATGATGCGTATGCCAGGTTTACCAGCCATACCAGCATCAGAAAATATGAGTATTGATAATAATGGTGTAATTTCAGGATTATCTTAA
- the secDF gene encoding protein translocase subunit SecDF — MQNKGLIKLFAVLFGLVSLYQLSFTFFANKVEDSAKVYAKENAKGNSGRELARFERKYLDSVANDQVVNLGIDKYTYNDIKEREMNLGLDLKGGINAILQVSVKDILIALANNSENTVFRSALAKANEAQKDSQENYLDLFLTQFETLSNGSIKLSDPAIFGTKSLREKIDFNKTNAQVKEVLQQEINSSINTSFEVLRSRIDKFGVTQPNIQRIGNSGRIQIELPGAKDIERVTKLITSTAELQFWEVYTNAEVQNFFFSANAKVAELLKDDSITATTQVKDSAKADDIDDLLGTSTDAAEKANTQKNLFTYLYPNVAQNQQQMSSLVAQAKVQDTAQVNSLLAHKSVQALLPANLKYVKFLWDYKAQKSADGTAEIIGLYAIKSNRNDKATIDGDVISDANQDFDQLSKPVVSMTMNASGTKKWAKMTGDNVGKFVAVVLDNYVYTAPVVNGAITGGSTQISGGTMTVEEAQDISTVLKAGKLPAPARIIQAEVVGPSLGQESINASIWSFGLAILLILVWMFLYYGKAGIYANIALLVNILFIFGWLASYNAVLTLPGIAGIILTIGMSVDANVIIFERIKEALRGGQTLETAVDEGFSFKGALSAIIDANITTFLTGVILFIFGTGPIKGFAYTLMLGIATSLFTAIFITRLFIDKSVEKGTGLPFNTNISKNWFQNINIEFLKKRKLAYIVSGFFILAGLVSIFTLGLKQGVDFKGGRSYVVRFDQPMNATQVATSLKDAFKSAPEVKTYGSDHQLKITTAFKIDEDGSEVDEIVQKSLFTGLKAYLGTTSYEDFKPGFEKAGSGIMSYMKVEPTIADDIKKSALWAVIGSLIVVFLYILLRFRKIAFSIGAVVAVFHDVLVVLGVFSICYKFMPFDMEIGQSFIAAILTVVGYSLNDTVVIFDRIREFTQEKTTISASLVNKALNSTLGRTINTSLTTLLVMLAIFFFGGDSIKGFMFALIVGVVVGTYSSLFVATPIMFDASKKAEAVKEQEENQEIA, encoded by the coding sequence ATGCAAAACAAAGGTCTTATTAAATTATTTGCTGTCCTTTTCGGACTAGTAAGCTTGTACCAATTGTCGTTTACATTTTTTGCTAATAAAGTAGAAGATAGCGCTAAGGTATATGCAAAGGAGAACGCTAAGGGTAACAGCGGTAGAGAGTTAGCTAGATTTGAAAGAAAGTATTTAGATAGCGTTGCAAACGATCAGGTTGTAAACTTAGGTATTGATAAATATACCTATAACGACATCAAGGAACGTGAAATGAACCTTGGGTTAGATTTAAAAGGTGGTATTAATGCTATTTTACAAGTATCAGTAAAAGATATTTTAATTGCTTTAGCAAACAATTCTGAAAATACTGTTTTTAGATCGGCGTTAGCAAAAGCGAATGAAGCTCAAAAAGACAGTCAAGAAAATTACTTAGACTTATTTTTAACACAATTCGAAACCTTAAGTAACGGAAGTATTAAATTAAGTGATCCTGCAATTTTTGGTACAAAATCTTTACGTGAAAAAATTGATTTTAATAAAACCAATGCGCAAGTAAAAGAAGTTTTACAACAAGAAATTAATAGTTCTATTAATACTTCTTTTGAAGTATTACGTAGCCGTATTGATAAATTTGGTGTAACTCAACCAAATATTCAGCGTATCGGAAACTCTGGAAGAATTCAAATTGAATTACCAGGTGCTAAAGATATTGAGCGTGTTACAAAATTAATTACAAGCACTGCCGAATTACAATTTTGGGAAGTATATACCAATGCCGAAGTTCAAAACTTTTTCTTTAGTGCAAATGCTAAAGTTGCTGAATTATTAAAAGATGATTCAATAACTGCAACCACGCAAGTTAAAGATTCTGCAAAAGCAGATGATATTGATGATTTATTAGGAACATCGACCGATGCTGCCGAAAAAGCAAATACTCAAAAGAACTTATTTACTTATTTATATCCTAATGTAGCTCAAAATCAACAACAAATGAGCTCTTTAGTAGCACAGGCTAAAGTTCAAGATACGGCACAGGTAAATAGCTTGCTTGCTCATAAAAGTGTACAAGCTTTATTACCTGCTAATTTAAAATATGTTAAATTTTTATGGGATTATAAAGCACAAAAAAGTGCTGATGGTACTGCTGAAATTATTGGTTTATACGCCATAAAATCAAACAGAAATGACAAAGCAACTATTGATGGTGATGTAATTTCAGATGCTAATCAAGATTTTGATCAGTTAAGCAAGCCAGTTGTATCAATGACAATGAATGCTAGTGGAACTAAAAAATGGGCAAAAATGACTGGCGATAATGTTGGTAAATTCGTTGCCGTTGTTTTAGATAACTACGTATATACAGCGCCTGTCGTAAACGGAGCAATTACAGGAGGAAGTACTCAAATTTCAGGAGGAACCATGACTGTTGAAGAAGCTCAAGATATTTCAACAGTATTAAAAGCGGGTAAATTACCTGCTCCTGCTAGAATTATTCAGGCAGAAGTTGTTGGACCATCATTAGGGCAAGAATCTATTAACGCAAGTATTTGGTCATTCGGATTAGCGATTTTATTAATTTTAGTTTGGATGTTTTTATACTACGGTAAAGCGGGTATTTACGCCAACATTGCTTTATTAGTAAACATTTTATTTATCTTCGGATGGTTAGCCTCATATAATGCAGTTTTAACCTTACCTGGAATTGCAGGTATTATTTTAACAATCGGTATGTCGGTTGATGCGAATGTTATTATTTTCGAAAGAATTAAAGAAGCCTTAAGAGGTGGACAAACTTTAGAAACTGCCGTTGATGAAGGATTTAGTTTTAAAGGAGCTTTATCGGCAATTATTGATGCAAATATTACTACATTCTTAACGGGTGTTATTTTATTTATCTTCGGAACAGGACCAATTAAAGGTTTTGCTTATACCTTAATGCTAGGTATTGCAACTTCATTATTTACTGCAATTTTTATCACTCGTTTATTTATTGATAAATCTGTTGAAAAAGGAACTGGATTACCTTTTAACACAAATATTTCTAAAAACTGGTTTCAAAATATCAATATCGAATTTTTAAAGAAACGTAAGTTAGCTTATATTGTTTCTGGATTCTTTATTTTAGCTGGATTGGTATCAATCTTTACCTTAGGATTAAAACAAGGTGTTGATTTTAAAGGAGGTCGTTCTTACGTTGTACGTTTTGATCAGCCAATGAATGCAACACAAGTTGCAACGAGCTTAAAAGATGCTTTCAAATCGGCTCCTGAAGTAAAAACTTACGGATCTGATCATCAATTAAAAATAACTACTGCTTTTAAAATTGATGAAGATGGTAGCGAAGTTGATGAAATAGTTCAAAAATCATTATTTACAGGATTAAAAGCGTATTTAGGAACTACTTCTTACGAAGACTTTAAACCAGGATTCGAAAAAGCAGGTAGCGGAATTATGAGCTACATGAAAGTAGAACCAACCATTGCCGATGATATTAAAAAATCAGCATTATGGGCAGTAATCGGTTCATTAATTGTAGTTTTCTTATATATTTTATTACGTTTTAGAAAAATAGCCTTCTCTATCGGTGCAGTTGTTGCTGTATTCCACGATGTATTAGTGGTATTAGGTGTATTTTCTATCTGCTACAAATTCATGCCTTTTGACATGGAAATTGGGCAATCATTTATTGCTGCTATTTTAACAGTAGTTGGATATTCATTAAATGATACCGTAGTAATTTTTGATAGAATTAGAGAGTTTACTCAAGAAAAAACAACCATATCGGCAAGTTTAGTAAACAAAGCTTTAAACAGTACCTTAGGTAGAACCATAAATACTTCTTTAACAACATTATTAGTAATGTTAGCCATTTTCTTCTTTGGAGGAGATAGTATTAAAGGATTTATGTTTGCCTTAATTGTAGGGGTTGTTGTAGGTACGTATTCATCATTATTCGTAGCAACACCAATTATGTTCGACGCTTCTAAAAAAGCAGAAGCTGTAAAAGAGCAAGAAGAAAACCAAGAAATAGCATAA